A single region of the Nicotiana sylvestris chromosome 6, ASM39365v2, whole genome shotgun sequence genome encodes:
- the LOC138870667 gene encoding uncharacterized protein — MLKQIQVNIPLIDALKKMPRYAKIMKDLMSRKFDFQDLATVTLTQTYSAVVTRPIAEKLSDLGSFTIPCTIGNFAFAKALCDLGPSINLMPPSIYKRLGIGRARPTSMLLQLADRTIKRPSSILDDVLIQVGKFVFLANFVILDCKVDEEIPIILGRPFLAIKRALIDCETGELKMRLNDEEITFNDPLAACLMNLDEVNGEELAKWVLALEGRGFWDRTLEFEPLHLENRETPPAKPSIEEPPKLELKPLPTHLRYEFLGPDYLI, encoded by the exons atgctgaaacaaatccaggtaaatattccattgatagATGCTTTGAAAAAGATGCCTAGGTATGCAAAAATAATGAAGGACTTAATGTCCCGAAAattcgatttccaagacttggccacggtGACTCTTACTCAAACCTACAGtgcagtggtgactagaccaattgcgGAGAAGCTATCTGACCTAGGGAGCTTTACAATTCCCTGCActattggtaattttgcttttgctaaGGCACTTTGTGATCTAGGACCcagcataaatcttatgcccccgtcgatttataagaggctggggattggaagagctagacccacctctatgttgttgcagctggctgacaggactATAAAAAGACCCTCTAGTATCctggatgatgtgttgattcaggtggggaaatttgtgttccttgcaaattttgtgatcttagactgcaaggtggatgaagaaattcccataattttgggaaggccattCTTGGCCATTAagagagctctcattgattgtgagactggggagctcaagatgagattgaacgatgaagagataacattcaat gaccctcttgctgcatgtctaatgaatttagatgaggtgaatggagaAGAACTGGCAAAATGGGTATTGGCGTTAGAGGGcagagggttctgggatagaactcttgaatttgagccgttgcacttagaaaatagagaaacccctccagccaagccatccatcgaagaaccaccaaagctggaattGAAGCCACTACCcacccatctcaggtatgagttccttggacctgattatctcatctag
- the LOC104216372 gene encoding uncharacterized protein isoform X1, with translation MKFVVKAWSNGKARAGVLQLGSCPHPIETPALLLTTRKGLPVFIPPDHFPSLPSPDSLLFHVSPLHFLEGISLKAISNIGGLHPLLGLRDHILVAVPRDSIISIPDHDSTNRIGASFETPSGRMLIKPAEYMEMISSMRPNLWTTLADEVPAWASEKRNKASVERTLRWLDECIISNSFCIVSFCMHNVISIPTSGIRANGLKQDRRQIQKDGAVFGSIVGGSRVEVRQSCAQEVSRRNVEGFWIGGFGLGESMEERNPLLSAVMVHKLPLIFIQSLHSKDSLPQEKPRLISGLGLPEEVLQGVAAGIDLFDSTYIYHLTLGGFALTFPLERIVTQITKYQPNSDSGSDGTKINLKATMYRKDTSPIVDNCKCYTCQNHTKAYINHLFNVHEMLAHILLEIHNTHHYLGFFCSIREAIQEGKFEQFRQKFVGSRREHLFSAALSI, from the exons ATGAAGTTTGTGGTGAAGGCATGGAGCAATGGCAAAGCCCGAGCTGGTGTTCTTCAGCTGGGAAGCTGCCCTCACCCAATAGAGACACCTGCTCTCCTCCTTACAACTCGCAAAGGCTTGCCTGTTTTCATTCCTCCTGACCACTTCCCTTCCCTCCCTTCCCCTGATTCTCTCCTTTTCCATGTCAGCCCCCTTCACTT CTTGGAAGGCATTTCCCTGAAAGCAATCTCAAACATTGGAGGATTGCACCCGTTGCTTGGTTTACGTGATCATATTCTTGTAGCTGTACCAAGGGATTCTATTATATCTATCCCAGACCATGACAGTACTAACAGGATTGGAGCTTCTTTTGAAACTCCTTCTGGTCGTATGTTG ATTAAGCCTGCAGAATACATGGAAATGATTTCTTCTATGAGGCCAAATTTATGGACCACTTTAGCTGATGAAGTTCCTGCTTGGGCTTCTGAAAAAAGGAACAAAGCCTCAGTTGAACGCACTCTAAGATGGCTTGACGAATGCATCATTTCAAACTCG TTTTGCATTGTTAGCTTCTGCATGCACAATGTTATTTCGAtcccaacaagtggtatcagagccaatgGTTTGAAGCAAGATCGAAGACAGATTCAG AAGgatggagcagtgtttggatccATTGTTGGAGGCTCTAGGGTTGAAGTGCGCCAAAGTTGTGCCCAAGAAGTTTCTAGGAGGAATGTAGAAG GATTTTGGATTGGTGGATTTGGACTAGGGGAGAGCATGGAAGAGCGCAACCCCCTCCTTAGTGCTGTTATG GTCCATAAATTGCCACTCATCTTCATTCAGTCTCTTCACTCGAAG GATAGTTTACCTCAAGAAAAACCACGTCTTATAAGTGGCCTCGGACTACCAG AAGAGGTCTTGCAAGGTGTTGCTGCAGGTATTGACCTATTTGACTCCAC CTACATCTACCATCTTACACTGGGAGGCTTTGCTCTCACCTTTCCGCTTGAAAGAATAGTAACACAAATTACAAAATACCAACCAAATAGTGATTCAGGAAGTGATGGCACAAAGATAAATTTGAAAGCAACCATGTATAG GAAGGATACATCACCTATCGTCGATAATTGCAAGTGTTATACTTGCCAAAATCATACAAAAGCATACATCAATCACCTCTTCAATGTCCATGAGATGCTTGCTCATATTCTTTTGGAAAT